GGGTCTCCTTTGCGTTTCCTGAGTGAATGCGATTTAGATAGCGCAAAATTCAATTGTACGCAAATTAATTTTGCAAATTGCATTTCGGGCGTCTTTTTGCGACAATGGCGCATGGCGAACAAGGCGGCACATGGCGACACTATTCCCGAGGAAGCACTCGCGCTCGGCAAGCAGCTGTGTTTTGCGGTCTATTCTGCGGCGCACGCATTCAACCGCGCCTACAAGCCGCTGCTCGATCGTTTCGGCCTCACCTATCCCCAATATCTCGTGCTCCTGGCGCTCTGGCAACAGGACGAAATGACCGTCAAGCGGATCGGCGAGGAGATCGGACTGGATTCAGGAACGTTGTCGCCGCTTCTCAAACGCCTGGAGGCAGCCGGGTATGTCGGCCGCCAGCGCGATCCGAGCGACGAACGACAGGTGATCGTGCGGCTGACGGACAAGGGCCAGGACCTGAAGAACGAGGCCTTCGGCATCCTGGCGGGCATCAGCAAGGCTTCGGGATGCAGCCTGAAGCAAGCAGAAGACATTCGCGAGACGCTGCATCAGCTGACGCGACAGCTCAATGCCGGCCCGGGCGAAGAGTGACCGGCTTGCCTTCCGCTCCACGTAGAAGGTGCCGCGCATTAATGAGAGGGGCGGATTCCGCCCCTGCCCGTCATCAGATGACGAGGATCGGCGCCTTGCCGCGGACGCGATCGTAGAGATCCATCACATCCTGGTTGAGCATGCGCACGCAGCCGGACGAGACCGCCTTGCCGATCGACTTCCATTCGGGCGTACCGTGGACGCGGTAAAGCGTGTCCTGGCCGTTCTGGAAGATGTAGAGCGCCCGCGAACCGAGCGGGTTGTTGAGGCCCGGGGCCATACCGCCGTTCTTGGCCGAATAGGGTTTTAGCTGGGGCTGACGCGCGACCATGCTGTCGGGCGGGGTCCAGCGCGGCCACTTCTGCTTCCACTGGATGACGCCGCGGCCGGACCAGGCGAAACCCTCGCGACCGAGGCCGACGCCGTAACGCAGCGCCCGGCCGCCCGGCTGGATCAGGTAGAGGTAACGGTCGCCGGTATCGACGACGATCGTGCCCGGCTGCTCGCCGAAGGGGTCGCTGACCTCCTGGCGATAGAAGCGCGCGTCGATCTGACGGAACGGCACCTCCGGCACCTGATAGCCGCTGTCGCTCACCGAGGCATAGATATCCGAGACATAGAGGCCCTGCGGCGGCAGACCGGTCGGAATCGGCCCTGGGCCATCCTGCCTCTCATAGATGCCTTCGGCGCGCGGATCGGTAAAACGTCCCTCGACCGCTGGATTGCGGAACACCGGCGCCGTCTCATAGCGAAAGACATCCGTGTTCATCGACGAAGTGCAGCTTGCAAGACCGGCGGAGGCGAGCGCCACACCGGACGTGCGAAGAAACTGGCGACGGGAGAAAAGGACTGAAGAGGACATCGAACTCTGGGGGCTTGAGTGCGGCATGAGGAGTGCTGCATGAATTTGCTTAACGAAATGCTACGCACAGCCCCCACGGATAGGGGCGATGCTTGCATTTACGGCTGGAACGAGGCTTGCGTCGCGCGGGCGGCAGGGCTCAAACGCTGTGGATACTGAACCGGGGCTGAAGCATGAGCGCCTCGAAATCCGGAGCCGAGAGCGGCCGGCTGAAGAAGTAGCCCTGGATCTCGTCGCAACCGCTCTGGCGTAGAAATTCGACCTGGGCCTGGTTTTCCACACCCTCTGCAATGACACGCAGGCCGAGGTTCCGGGCCAGCGAAATGATCGCGGCGGTGATGGCGTTGTCGTCGAGATCCGTCGGGATGTCGGCGACGAAGGACCGGTCGATCTTCAGGCGGCGCACCGGAAAGCGCTTCAGCGCGCTGAGGCTCGAATAGCCGGTGCCGAAATCATCGATCGCCAGATGCACTCCGATCGCCTGCAGCTCGTGCATGGTGGCGATCGCGCCCGGGACGTCCTGCATGATCAGGCTCTCGGTCAGTTCCAATTCGAGACAGAACGGGTCAAGCCCGGTCTCTGCGAGAATTGCCGCAACGTGGGCGGCCCAGTTGCGCTCGCGGAACTGGCGCGCCGAAACGTTGACGCTGATGATCAGCGGCGGCAGGCCGGCGTCCTGCCAGGCCCTGGCCTGGCGGCAGGCGGCGCGCAGCACCCAGTCACCGATCGGCACGATCAGCCCGGTTTCCTCGGCGAGTGGAATGAAGGCCGCCGGCGAGACCGTGCCGCGTTCGGGGTGACGCCAGCGCAGCAAGGCTTCGGCGGCGAACACGCGGCCATTCGCCAGATTCATCTGCGGCTGGAACTGCAGGAAGAACTCGTCGCGCGCGAGCGCCTGGCGCAATTCTTCCTGCTGCTTGAGCTTCTCATGGGCCTTGGCGGCCATCTCTTCGGTGAAGACCTGCAGGTTGTTGCGGCCAAGCTCCTTGGCCCGGTACATCGCCATGTCGGCATTGGCGAGCAATTCGCCGACCGTCTTGCCCTGATTGGGAAAACAGGCGACCCCCATGCTGCAGGTGACCTGCAGGCTGCGGCCCTCAATCTGCATCGGCGCTGCGATCGCCCGCCGGATATCCTCGAGCCGAGTCAGCACGATGTCGCGTTCGCAGGGAAGCCCGTTCAAAAGCAGAATGAACTCATCGCCGCCGACCCGCACGACCATGTCGGACTTGCGCACAGAAGCCCGCATGCGCGAGGCCGTGACCTTCAGGAGTTCGTCGCCGGCGGCATGGCCGAGCGTGTCGTTGACAAGCTTGAAATTGTCGAGATCGAGGAAGGCGAGCACGGCCCATTGGCCACTGCCACGCAAGGCTTCCAGCGCCTCGGCGACCTGTTCCTCGAACAGCGCACGGTTCGGCAGACCGGTCAGCGCGTCGTGGTGCGCCATGAAGCTGATGCGATCTTCGGCCTGCTTGCGTTCGATCGCGATGCCGGCGAGATGCGCCGCCATTGCGATCAGTTCCTTCTGTCCGTCGTCGGGCACGCCGACCGATTCGGAGTACAGCGCAAAAGTGCCGAGCACCTTGCGTTCGCGCGAATGGATCGGGGTCGACCAGCAGGCGCGGAAACCGTAGGGAACCACCAGCTCGCGATAATCGTCCCAGAGCGGATCGATCATAATGTCCGAGACGATCACCTGCTCGCCGCGCCAGGCGGCCGTGCCGCAGGAGCCCATGCGCGGGCCGATCTCGACGCCGTGGATGGTCGCGCAATAGGCCTCGTCGAGGCTTGGCGCTGCGCCGTGGAAGAGATAGCGGCCATCGGCCGACAGCAGCAGCACCGAGCCCTTGATGCCCGGCATCAAGGCTTCGATCAAGAGGATCATGTCGCGGAAGAAGGC
The nucleotide sequence above comes from Ensifer sp. PDNC004. Encoded proteins:
- a CDS encoding bifunctional diguanylate cyclase/phosphodiesterase produces the protein MAKNTSRNPRYAALNAGGNEETRRLIDASNRLAEEVARIFPSEPDIADRHYWLETMINHVPDYIYAKDVEGRFLIANQVTVADNGLEALKDIVGKTDFDLHPPQMAKAIADIERRVIETGEPIFGIEERAIVSKGRDRWLMTSKVPLRNKSGKIVGIVGVSRDISDRKAAERLLEGQARLLEMIANGRPLDAFFRDMILLIEALMPGIKGSVLLLSADGRYLFHGAAPSLDEAYCATIHGVEIGPRMGSCGTAAWRGEQVIVSDIMIDPLWDDYRELVVPYGFRACWSTPIHSRERKVLGTFALYSESVGVPDDGQKELIAMAAHLAGIAIERKQAEDRISFMAHHDALTGLPNRALFEEQVAEALEALRGSGQWAVLAFLDLDNFKLVNDTLGHAAGDELLKVTASRMRASVRKSDMVVRVGGDEFILLLNGLPCERDIVLTRLEDIRRAIAAPMQIEGRSLQVTCSMGVACFPNQGKTVGELLANADMAMYRAKELGRNNLQVFTEEMAAKAHEKLKQQEELRQALARDEFFLQFQPQMNLANGRVFAAEALLRWRHPERGTVSPAAFIPLAEETGLIVPIGDWVLRAACRQARAWQDAGLPPLIISVNVSARQFRERNWAAHVAAILAETGLDPFCLELELTESLIMQDVPGAIATMHELQAIGVHLAIDDFGTGYSSLSALKRFPVRRLKIDRSFVADIPTDLDDNAITAAIISLARNLGLRVIAEGVENQAQVEFLRQSGCDEIQGYFFSRPLSAPDFEALMLQPRFSIHSV
- a CDS encoding L,D-transpeptidase family protein, whose protein sequence is MSSSVLFSRRQFLRTSGVALASAGLASCTSSMNTDVFRYETAPVFRNPAVEGRFTDPRAEGIYERQDGPGPIPTGLPPQGLYVSDIYASVSDSGYQVPEVPFRQIDARFYRQEVSDPFGEQPGTIVVDTGDRYLYLIQPGGRALRYGVGLGREGFAWSGRGVIQWKQKWPRWTPPDSMVARQPQLKPYSAKNGGMAPGLNNPLGSRALYIFQNGQDTLYRVHGTPEWKSIGKAVSSGCVRMLNQDVMDLYDRVRGKAPILVI
- a CDS encoding MarR family winged helix-turn-helix transcriptional regulator — protein: MANKAAHGDTIPEEALALGKQLCFAVYSAAHAFNRAYKPLLDRFGLTYPQYLVLLALWQQDEMTVKRIGEEIGLDSGTLSPLLKRLEAAGYVGRQRDPSDERQVIVRLTDKGQDLKNEAFGILAGISKASGCSLKQAEDIRETLHQLTRQLNAGPGEE